A region of the Candidatus Margulisiibacteriota bacterium genome:
GGAAGAATGGCGGTGCGCTTGAATTGCTAGAGAAATTAAAGGATATTGATAGTTTAAGTCCTTGTGTCTTTTACGTTCATGACGGGATTGATTCAACCAAAGGGTTTTGTTCAGCATATAAAATGCGTGGTCTAATATGTAGATTGTTTGGATTTTCTTTGCGCAAGAACAAGGCTGGTGGTCAGGATGTACTTACGTGTAAAGCAATTAAAGAAAAATATAATTTGGCTAATGTTTTGTTTGAAGATACAGAACAAGAATATTTGATGTCAGCATATTATCTTCAATTGGCCGACATCGATTACAGTCGTGCCTTTAAAAGGTTTCCAATTAATCAAGCAATCATGGAAGCAATGCTTGAGTACGGATTATTGAATTCTTTTCACAAGCCAAGAGGGACAAAGCAAACACCTAGCATAAAGGCGAGTTAGTTTTTAATAAATAACACTAGGATAACAACAGTCTGAGATTATTTAAATAATTTTCTTTTGTTTAATAAGGCAATGTAGCTTTCGGATAATGAATCCCTTCTATGTGGAAAGAACCCCTTGTTAACAGTATGAACGCCTTCTATAGTGTAAAAAGCCTTTGGGTTTATGTCTTGGATAATTTTGATTACTCTTTTTTCATGAACTTTGTTGATTACAGTAAAGATAATACTAACTTCTTGGTCTATGCCTTGACCTTGAACCTCGGTTATTCCAACCTGGCAATCTTTTAAAGCAGCAATGAGTTCTTTTACTTTTTTTGTAGCAATTATTCTAATTAGTACAATATTTTCTGCAAACTTTTCAACTAAGAGTACTCCCATAAAGTTGCCAACTGCGAAACCACCAGCATAAGCAAAGTAGTACACTACATTGGTGAGATTTTGAATGACTTGGCTAATAACAACAAGCCAAAGTAACGCTTCGAAAAACCCGAGCAAAGCAGTGATAGCCTTTTGTCCTCTAGAAATATAAATTATTCGGATAGTTCCAATGGTAACATCGATTATTCTTGAACAGAATATTAAAAAAGCGATGATTACAATATCCCAAGGTATCTGCATGTAGTGGTTTTCCCTTCTAGTGTTTATTAAAGTATAGCACGTTGAGTAGCTCGTTTGCGTATTTGTTTAGATGTTTAAGGGGCTAATGAGCTATAATAGTTATATGATAAATATATTAGACTTTGGATTGAAAGAACTTCAGAAAGAGTTCACCAAAAACGAGTTTCTGGGCTATAAAGCTAAGCAAGTGTTTGAGTGGATTTATAAGAAAGCTGTCTTTGACTTTGTGAAAATGACTTCTATTTCTTTTGCTGATGCTAAGAAGCTACAAGAAGTATTTGAGCCAATACTTTTGGACTATAAGAAGAAGACAGGAATTTCTACCGTCAAATTTTTAATTAATACGCATGATGGGTTTGTTATAGAATGCGTTGTTATCCCTAGCAACAAAGGGAATACCTTATGTGTTTCAACACAAATTGGTTGTGCGCTTAAGTGTGATTTTTGTGAGACAGGCAAGGGTGGGTTTAAGCGAGACTTAACTTCGGCAGAGATAATTTTGCAGTATTTAGTGGCGCGTCAGGAAGGATATGATGTTGAACGAGTTGTTTATATGGGAATGGGCGAACCATTACTTAATTTGGACAATGTTTTAAAAGCTACCAATATCCTTAATGATGAAAATGGTGCGAATATTGGAATGCGAAGATTTACATTATCCACAGCGGGCATTATTCCAGGAATAAAAAAGATGATAGAAAAGGGCGTTAAATTGAATTTGGCAGTATCTTTACATGCAGCGAACAATGCTTTAAGAACTAAGTTGATGCCAATTAGTGAGAAATACAAATTAAGAGAGCTTCTTGCTGTACTTGTGGAATATCGTGAGGCAACTAGCCGTCGAATAACTTTGGAGTATGTGTTACTGCAAGGTGTTAACGATACCGACATGGATATTGAGCAATTGGTAAGCTTAGTTAAAGGAACAGATTTTCATATCAACCTGATTCCTTACAATCCGACCTCTTCTGGATATAAAGTTTCCAATAATATGGACAGGTTTTTAGAAAAGCTAGAAAAAGCGAAAGTTAATGTAACTAAGCGAAGAAGTGAAGGGGGCGACATCAATGCAGCTTGTGGGATGTTGTCTGGCAAAAAGTGATTGATGGCTTAAATGTTGCTTTTTTTGATATAGATGGAACGCTTCATCATGGCGACACTATTTGGGAAACTATTCATAAG
Encoded here:
- the rlmN gene encoding 23S rRNA (adenine(2503)-C(2))-methyltransferase RlmN; translated protein: MINILDFGLKELQKEFTKNEFLGYKAKQVFEWIYKKAVFDFVKMTSISFADAKKLQEVFEPILLDYKKKTGISTVKFLINTHDGFVIECVVIPSNKGNTLCVSTQIGCALKCDFCETGKGGFKRDLTSAEIILQYLVARQEGYDVERVVYMGMGEPLLNLDNVLKATNILNDENGANIGMRRFTLSTAGIIPGIKKMIEKGVKLNLAVSLHAANNALRTKLMPISEKYKLRELLAVLVEYREATSRRITLEYVLLQGVNDTDMDIEQLVSLVKGTDFHINLIPYNPTSSGYKVSNNMDRFLEKLEKAKVNVTKRRSEGGDINAACGMLSGKK
- a CDS encoding YkgJ family cysteine cluster protein, translating into MNQFRKKLTKIKNLLNNAEKASLKFKKTYKLDCFAGCGKCCSNDSVEASSLEFLPLAEDIWKNGGALELLEKLKDIDSLSPCVFYVHDGIDSTKGFCSAYKMRGLICRLFGFSLRKNKAGGQDVLTCKAIKEKYNLANVLFEDTEQEYLMSAYYLQLADIDYSRAFKRFPINQAIMEAMLEYGLLNSFHKPRGTKQTPSIKAS
- a CDS encoding DUF5698 domain-containing protein, producing the protein MQIPWDIVIIAFLIFCSRIIDVTIGTIRIIYISRGQKAITALLGFFEALLWLVVISQVIQNLTNVVYYFAYAGGFAVGNFMGVLLVEKFAENIVLIRIIATKKVKELIAALKDCQVGITEVQGQGIDQEVSIIFTVINKVHEKRVIKIIQDINPKAFYTIEGVHTVNKGFFPHRRDSLSESYIALLNKRKLFK